A window of Bacteroidota bacterium contains these coding sequences:
- a CDS encoding lysophospholipid acyltransferase family protein: protein MQAISYYLLLPLLYFISILPFPLLYGLSWVVYVMLFYVFGYRKKVVYSNLRNSFPQKTEEEIKRIQKNYFKFLADLLVEVFKSLTISNAQLAKRCSYTPETAVLLNRLIEKNQNVVIVLGHHGNWEWAATSFGITQKHKLWGVYVPLKNKYFNNMVVRMRSRFGTGLIPIKENAEYIERLSKTNNFALGLIADQTPRPERAHWMTFLNQDTPVYLGAEKFSQKLNYPVVYMSITRVKRGYYTVAGELLIENPGDYKPGEITEIHTRRLEQDIIRDPDVWAWSHKRWKHKRPAAAQP, encoded by the coding sequence ATGCAGGCCATCAGCTATTATCTTTTACTTCCCTTACTGTATTTCATTTCCATCCTTCCGTTTCCCTTGCTTTACGGTTTGTCGTGGGTGGTGTATGTGATGTTGTTTTATGTGTTTGGTTACCGGAAAAAAGTGGTTTATTCCAATCTGCGAAATTCATTCCCTCAAAAAACGGAAGAGGAGATTAAACGGATTCAAAAAAACTATTTTAAGTTTCTGGCTGATTTGCTGGTGGAAGTATTTAAGTCGCTTACTATTTCCAATGCGCAGCTTGCCAAACGTTGCAGTTATACGCCCGAAACTGCGGTGTTACTAAATCGCCTTATAGAAAAGAATCAGAATGTGGTAATTGTTCTTGGACATCATGGCAACTGGGAATGGGCCGCCACATCTTTCGGTATTACGCAGAAACATAAACTCTGGGGCGTATATGTGCCGCTTAAAAACAAGTATTTCAATAACATGGTGGTGCGTATGCGCTCACGTTTCGGTACAGGTTTGATTCCGATTAAAGAGAATGCCGAGTACATTGAGCGGCTCAGCAAGACCAATAATTTTGCACTCGGACTAATTGCCGATCAAACACCCCGGCCCGAACGAGCGCACTGGATGACCTTTTTAAATCAGGATACTCCCGTGTATCTTGGGGCTGAGAAGTTTTCGCAGAAATTAAATTACCCGGTTGTTTATATGAGCATTACCCGTGTGAAGCGCGGGTATTACACCGTGGCAGGTGAGCTGCTGATTGAAAATCCGGGCGATTACAAGCCGGGTGAAATTACCGAGATTCATACCCGACGGCTTGAGCAGGATATTATCCGCGATCCCGATGTGTGGGCATGGTCGCATAAGCGGTGGAAGCATAAGCGGCCAGCGGCAGCTCAGCCCTGA
- a CDS encoding T9SS type A sorting domain-containing protein translates to MKITFKLLAGLFLFGAIQLGAQNGVTTQANTQPYPAKPGNSTQAAPGNPIPLNGNGSHSVAYQDSKCGLNYVFAKQRLGQRFFPAGVPQPAIFTIAGIPATAIIERAFVWSDASGNGAGFNITKNGPGGLAIAPSVLVGSDVDKCWGYNGSHTYRADLTGSVPNGLAANGNYTLSGFPVGPPNDIDGATLVIIYSDPTATFTGDLVIWDGAIVRLGVPMVTTMNGFTVCGTGGFNARAFVGIGDLQGLGSQLEINGVTGIPAQEDWWDWVDVPTTVAAGQAAATFGNNVQFDCYNYAVTGLYWQSNCGQTCTYPCEAKPDFKWDGCNPIQFQGVNNGVSPVVSWFWDFGDGTFSNQQNPLHTYAAAGSYKVCLTIISRGSDGETCCDRICYEVEACPPPPCGVIPEVRWECNRNNPSEIIFTDFSVATGGSVCGYQIDYGDGTPSFSSTTIPPHVYPQGSWEACIEVIVCVYDAAGNVIDRCSDKVCFKVETCNIIQPLRIGNSDGGTSVQPDALQIFPSPASSQINIVVANANAAQVRIMNATGQEVATGTQQSSRSWQADVSGLAPGNYFVVIRTHTGEVMKKSFIKD, encoded by the coding sequence ATGAAAATTACATTCAAACTGCTTGCAGGCCTCTTCCTGTTTGGCGCCATTCAGCTCGGCGCGCAAAACGGAGTTACAACGCAGGCCAACACACAACCCTATCCGGCAAAACCGGGCAACAGCACACAGGCGGCTCCCGGCAATCCGATTCCGCTCAATGGCAACGGCTCGCACAGCGTAGCCTATCAGGACAGCAAATGCGGCCTGAACTATGTATTTGCCAAACAACGGCTGGGACAGCGTTTCTTCCCGGCAGGTGTTCCGCAACCGGCCATATTTACCATTGCCGGCATTCCGGCCACAGCCATTATTGAGCGTGCATTTGTTTGGTCTGATGCATCGGGCAACGGAGCCGGATTTAACATTACCAAAAACGGTCCGGGCGGTTTAGCCATTGCGCCTTCTGTACTGGTAGGAAGCGATGTGGATAAGTGCTGGGGCTACAACGGCTCACACACGTATCGCGCAGACCTTACCGGTTCTGTGCCGAATGGTTTAGCTGCCAACGGCAACTACACCCTGAGCGGGTTCCCGGTAGGCCCGCCGAACGACATTGACGGCGCCACACTGGTAATCATTTACAGCGATCCCACCGCTACATTTACCGGCGATCTGGTAATCTGGGACGGTGCCATTGTACGCTTGGGTGTACCCATGGTGACTACCATGAATGGCTTCACCGTGTGCGGAACCGGCGGCTTCAATGCCCGTGCTTTTGTAGGCATCGGCGACCTTCAGGGTCTCGGTTCACAGCTTGAGATAAACGGTGTTACCGGCATTCCGGCACAGGAAGACTGGTGGGATTGGGTGGATGTGCCCACCACGGTAGCTGCCGGTCAGGCTGCTGCCACATTTGGCAATAACGTACAGTTTGATTGCTACAACTACGCAGTAACAGGCCTCTACTGGCAATCAAACTGCGGACAAACCTGCACCTATCCTTGCGAAGCAAAGCCTGATTTCAAATGGGACGGCTGCAACCCGATTCAGTTTCAGGGTGTAAACAACGGTGTATCGCCGGTAGTATCCTGGTTCTGGGATTTTGGTGATGGTACCTTCTCAAACCAGCAAAACCCGCTGCATACCTATGCTGCTGCCGGCAGCTACAAAGTATGTCTCACCATCATAAGCCGTGGTTCTGATGGCGAAACCTGCTGCGACCGTATCTGCTACGAAGTAGAAGCCTGCCCGCCGCCTCCGTGTGGTGTAATTCCCGAAGTACGCTGGGAGTGCAACCGCAACAATCCGTCGGAAATCATCTTCACTGACTTCTCAGTGGCTACCGGCGGTTCAGTTTGCGGTTATCAGATTGACTATGGCGACGGTACTCCAAGTTTCTCCAGCACAACCATTCCGCCGCACGTATATCCGCAGGGAAGCTGGGAAGCCTGCATTGAAGTGATTGTATGTGTGTATGACGCCGCCGGCAATGTAATTGACCGCTGCTCAGACAAAGTATGCTTCAAAGTAGAGACCTGTAACATTATCCAGCCGCTGCGCATTGGTAACAGCGACGGAGGCACTTCGGTTCAGCCTGATGCACTTCAGATTTTCCCGAGCCCGGCATCTTCGCAAATTAACATTGTGGTGGCGAATGCCAATGCCGCTCAGGTGCGCATCATGAATGCAACCGGACAGGAAGTAGCTACCGGCACACAGCAAAGCAGCCGTTCATGGCAGGCCGACGTAAGCGGACTGGCTCCCGGCAATTACTTTGTGGTGATCCGCACACACACGGGCGAAGTGATGAAAAAATCTTTCATTAAAGACTAG
- a CDS encoding ATP-binding cassette domain-containing protein codes for MSNLLTAKNITKRYASHTALDDVSITVPEGCVYGLLGPNGAGKTTLIRIINQITGPDSGHVLFEDRLLAPEHVRQIGYLPEERGLYRKMPVGEQAVYLARLKGMSAAEAKKRVREWFERFGIEGWWKKKVEELSKGMQQKVQFIVTVLHEPRLLILDEPFSGFDPINAQLIRDELLRLRERGATIILSTHNMGSVEELCDHIALINKSKNILEGRVKEIRRSFAMNMWDISFKGNLMGFTNAMWTGAELISQHEDEEHKQVRIKLLGNTTPNQLLQAVMSTAEITGFQEVLPTMNDVFIRKVNETNGLDTNVAGTKSNYTE; via the coding sequence ATGAGCAATTTGCTGACTGCAAAGAACATTACTAAACGCTATGCCAGCCACACGGCACTCGACGATGTGAGCATTACCGTGCCCGAAGGCTGCGTTTACGGATTGCTGGGGCCCAACGGAGCCGGCAAAACTACACTCATCCGCATCATTAACCAGATTACCGGCCCCGACAGCGGCCATGTGCTTTTTGAAGACAGGCTGCTGGCGCCCGAACATGTGCGGCAAATTGGATACCTGCCCGAAGAGCGCGGACTCTACCGTAAAATGCCCGTGGGCGAACAGGCCGTATATCTTGCCCGCCTCAAAGGAATGAGCGCCGCAGAAGCAAAAAAACGTGTGCGCGAGTGGTTCGAACGCTTTGGCATTGAAGGCTGGTGGAAAAAGAAAGTCGAGGAACTTTCTAAAGGCATGCAGCAGAAAGTTCAGTTCATTGTAACCGTGCTGCACGAACCCCGACTGCTCATTCTCGACGAGCCTTTCAGCGGTTTTGATCCTATCAACGCCCAACTTATACGCGACGAGCTGCTGCGCCTGCGCGAACGCGGTGCAACCATTATTCTGTCCACCCACAACATGGGCTCAGTGGAAGAACTATGCGACCATATTGCACTCATCAACAAATCGAAAAACATTCTCGAAGGCCGGGTAAAAGAAATCCGCCGTTCGTTTGCCATGAATATGTGGGATATATCGTTTAAAGGTAACCTCATGGGCTTTACCAATGCCATGTGGACAGGTGCCGAACTCATATCTCAGCACGAAGACGAAGAACACAAACAGGTGCGCATTAAACTGCTGGGCAATACCACGCCCAACCAGCTTCTGCAGGCCGTGATGAGTACAGCCGAAATTACAGGCTTCCAGGAAGTACTGCCTACCATGAACGATGTGTTCATCAGAAAAGTGAACGAAACAAACGGCCTCGATACCAATGTGGCTGGCACAAAAAGCAACTACACGGAATAA
- a CDS encoding DUF4290 domain-containing protein: protein MQESNLNATGMEYNTDLPPMVISEYGRSVQRMIDICLTIEDRNERNRCARTIIKAMALLNPQLKEYQDYEHKLWDHLHIMSDYKLDVDSPYPKPEANVLAAPPERVAYPQSDIRFRHYGKILEDLVRKAIKEEDPKNREIFTGQLAQLMKKHYLNWNRDSVNDQLIIEQLDMLSKGQLKVAEDFKFLHTNDILPRNAVPANQQPQFATNKKKNNNKKKKGKY, encoded by the coding sequence ATGCAAGAATCAAATTTGAACGCCACGGGGATGGAGTACAATACCGACCTTCCGCCGATGGTTATTTCGGAGTACGGGCGCAGTGTGCAGCGCATGATTGACATTTGTCTGACTATTGAAGACCGCAACGAGCGCAACCGTTGTGCGCGCACAATTATCAAAGCAATGGCGCTGCTCAATCCGCAGCTTAAAGAATATCAGGATTACGAACACAAGCTCTGGGATCACCTGCATATTATGTCGGATTACAAGCTTGATGTGGATTCGCCCTATCCCAAGCCGGAGGCCAATGTGCTTGCCGCTCCGCCCGAACGTGTGGCTTACCCGCAAAGCGATATCCGCTTCCGCCACTACGGCAAAATTCTGGAGGATCTGGTGCGCAAGGCCATTAAGGAAGAAGATCCGAAGAACCGCGAAATCTTTACCGGCCAGCTGGCGCAGTTAATGAAAAAACATTACCTGAACTGGAACCGTGATTCAGTGAACGACCAGCTGATTATTGAACAGCTTGACATGCTGAGCAAGGGGCAATTAAAGGTGGCCGAAGATTTCAAATTCCTTCACACCAATGATATTCTTCCGCGCAATGCGGTGCCTGCCAACCAGCAGCCGCAGTTTGCCACCAACAAGAAGAAAAACAACAACAAGAAGAAAAAAGGCAAGTACTGA
- the gldN gene encoding gliding motility protein GldN — MNAQAFVIPAGRSIAAFYLLVVFLLTSLSLHAQVLMPDNFYVRENVQNKRAVPYVHEREADIMWSKRVWRTIDLREKFNHPLYYPETQINNRRSLFDVVKRAIIAGDLTAFDNAALDDEFTTPMSPATTRELFNAGYWTVQEDPNEPGTYDSVWVAQPLESRMIKAWWVKEDWFWDRQRGVMDVRIVGICPLQEKLAPAVEGSSESGEVIGYKALFWIHFDQLRPILAKEECYNTRNDAQRLSYDDVFRKRMFSSYIHKESNVFDRSVGSYATGLEVQFESERIKNDIFINEHDYWHL; from the coding sequence ATGAACGCACAAGCCTTCGTTATTCCAGCCGGCCGCAGCATTGCTGCATTTTATCTGCTCGTTGTTTTTCTGCTTACCTCGCTTTCGCTGCATGCGCAGGTGCTTATGCCCGATAATTTTTATGTGCGCGAAAATGTGCAGAACAAGCGTGCCGTACCTTATGTACACGAACGCGAAGCCGATATTATGTGGTCGAAACGCGTGTGGCGCACGATTGATTTACGCGAGAAATTCAATCATCCGCTCTATTATCCCGAAACACAAATAAACAACCGCCGCAGTTTGTTTGATGTGGTGAAACGCGCCATCATTGCCGGCGATCTTACCGCTTTCGATAATGCCGCACTCGACGATGAGTTTACCACGCCCATGTCGCCCGCCACCACGCGCGAACTGTTTAACGCGGGCTACTGGACGGTGCAGGAAGATCCCAATGAGCCGGGTACGTATGACAGTGTGTGGGTAGCGCAACCGCTTGAATCGCGTATGATTAAAGCGTGGTGGGTGAAAGAAGACTGGTTCTGGGACCGTCAGCGCGGAGTGATGGATGTGCGCATTGTGGGCATTTGTCCGTTGCAGGAAAAACTTGCTCCGGCTGTGGAAGGAAGCAGCGAAAGCGGTGAAGTGATTGGCTACAAGGCACTGTTCTGGATTCATTTTGATCAGCTTCGTCCGATCCTTGCCAAAGAAGAATGCTACAACACCCGCAACGATGCCCAGCGTTTGAGCTACGACGATGTATTCCGCAAACGCATGTTCAGCAGCTACATTCATAAAGAGTCGAATGTATTTGACCGGAGTGTGGGCAGCTATGCCACAGGACTGGAAGTACAGTTTGAATCAGAGCGTATCAAGAACGATATTTTCATCAACGAGCACGATTACTGGCATCTTTAA
- the gldN gene encoding gliding motility protein GldN: MKSNRSVFRPSRVFTWHEKWRPFAHELRFALRVILFFALLFLASHLWAQSPPPCDPPAPSRIISPETTGATATRRPAPLPYVREADVMWSKRVWRTLDMREKMNHPYYYPETPHNGLMSLFDVVRSGVLGGCITAFDNPAIDDEFTTKMSAEAVSGLLNSVDYLEVEDPNNPGTYRIDTIRTTLQTSEIMAWWVKEDWFFDKQRSVMDVRIIGLCPLQAKRDPQTGEVMGYKPLFWVYYPQLRPLLVKHEVFLGQNFFPRLSFDDILLKRFFSSYVHKESNVYDRTINGYTQGLDAMYESERVKETIRNYESDLWHY; this comes from the coding sequence ATGAAAAGCAATCGTTCTGTATTCAGGCCGTCGCGGGTTTTTACGTGGCACGAAAAGTGGCGGCCGTTTGCGCATGAGCTCCGGTTTGCGCTCCGCGTAATTTTGTTTTTTGCCTTACTCTTTCTCGCTTCGCACCTTTGGGCGCAATCACCTCCGCCCTGCGATCCGCCTGCGCCCTCACGCATTATCTCGCCCGAAACTACCGGTGCTACTGCCACACGCCGCCCGGCTCCGTTGCCGTACGTGCGTGAAGCGGATGTAATGTGGTCGAAACGGGTGTGGCGTACGCTCGACATGCGCGAGAAAATGAATCATCCGTATTACTATCCCGAAACACCGCACAACGGACTGATGAGTCTTTTTGATGTGGTGCGCAGCGGGGTGCTGGGCGGCTGCATCACTGCATTCGACAATCCGGCCATTGATGATGAGTTTACCACCAAAATGAGCGCCGAAGCTGTATCGGGACTGCTGAACAGTGTGGATTATCTGGAAGTGGAAGATCCGAATAATCCGGGCACCTATCGCATTGATACGATACGCACCACACTGCAAACATCAGAAATTATGGCGTGGTGGGTAAAGGAAGACTGGTTTTTCGATAAGCAGCGCAGTGTAATGGATGTGCGCATCATCGGGCTTTGTCCGCTGCAGGCCAAGCGCGATCCGCAAACGGGCGAAGTAATGGGTTACAAGCCGTTATTCTGGGTGTATTATCCGCAATTGCGCCCGCTGCTGGTGAAGCATGAAGTATTTCTCGGGCAAAATTTTTTCCCGCGCCTGAGTTTTGATGATATATTACTGAAGCGTTTTTTCAGCAGTTATGTCCACAAGGAATCAAATGTGTACGACCGCACCATAAACGGCTACACACAAGGGCTTGATGCGATGTATGAATCGGAACGCGTAAAGGAAACAATACGAAATTACGAAAGCGATTTGTGGCATTACTGA
- a CDS encoding phosphatase, which produces MRVAVIDLGTNTFNLLVADTGAGNAFSIIYNEKVPVKLGEGGINKGYIAPPAFERGINAMRNYATVIQSLDTERVLAFATSAVRNAVNGKEFAEAVKAETGINIEIISGSREAEFIYKGVKQAVQLHSTPSLIMDIGGGSTEFIIADEAGIRWKHSFEVGAARLLDTFAPSDPLTAAEHEAISLFLCNALQPLFDAAALHKPQELIGASGSFDSLAEMVAWEFHTPAVFEGITEYTFSLSEVDFIHRRLLQSTKAERLDMKGLVAMRVDMIVVSTLLVETVLKQLELKHMRLSVYALKEGALWETISMFRSNQG; this is translated from the coding sequence ATGCGCGTTGCCGTTATCGACTTAGGTACAAACACATTTAATCTTCTGGTAGCCGATACGGGAGCGGGCAATGCTTTTTCAATTATTTACAACGAAAAAGTGCCTGTGAAACTGGGCGAAGGCGGCATAAATAAAGGCTATATAGCCCCGCCCGCATTTGAGCGCGGCATCAACGCCATGCGAAATTACGCCACCGTCATTCAGTCGCTTGATACGGAGCGGGTGCTGGCTTTCGCCACTTCGGCGGTGCGCAATGCGGTAAACGGAAAAGAATTTGCCGAAGCCGTAAAAGCCGAAACTGGCATAAACATCGAAATCATTTCCGGCAGCCGCGAGGCCGAGTTCATTTACAAAGGCGTAAAGCAGGCCGTGCAGCTTCACAGCACACCCTCGCTGATTATGGACATAGGCGGCGGCAGTACGGAGTTTATCATTGCCGATGAAGCCGGCATACGCTGGAAACACAGCTTTGAAGTAGGTGCCGCACGTTTGCTCGATACCTTTGCGCCGTCTGATCCGCTCACCGCCGCCGAGCACGAAGCCATTTCGCTATTCCTTTGCAATGCGCTGCAGCCACTGTTTGATGCCGCCGCCCTGCACAAGCCGCAGGAACTCATCGGTGCATCAGGCTCATTCGATTCGCTGGCCGAAATGGTAGCGTGGGAATTTCACACACCCGCAGTGTTCGAAGGCATTACAGAATACACTTTTTCGCTCAGCGAAGTCGATTTCATTCACCGCCGGCTGCTGCAATCGACCAAGGCCGAACGACTGGATATGAAAGGCCTTGTAGCCATGCGTGTGGACATGATTGTGGTATCCACCCTGCTCGTGGAAACGGTACTGAAACAGCTTGAACTTAAGCACATGCGGCTTTCTGTTTACGCGCTGAAGGAAGGTGCGTTGTGGGAAACGATTTCAATGTTCAGATCAAATCAGGGCTGA
- the gldN gene encoding gliding motility protein GldN produces MKIAAVLSLFGFVMLCNRSEAQTHAYDGPSQMQHRKSVSCYPTTDKDLMWAKRVWRTMDLREKFNHPLYFPETPVQGRSSLFDAIKAGMLSGEINGYDVNDNGVMFSVELSKGQVQQIFNGSSESVRNNTLEPFEDAPVTSADVKAWWMMEDWFFDKQRSVMDVRIRGMCPLRERKTATGQVRGYQPMFWLYFDQVRPVLVRFAYFNSKNDASGLSYDDVFQKRMFSSYIHKELNMYSSGTEMVVKGMDAQLEADRIRIGLSTMEHDFWNY; encoded by the coding sequence ATGAAAATAGCTGCTGTACTTTCCCTGTTCGGTTTTGTAATGCTTTGCAATCGTTCTGAAGCGCAAACTCATGCGTATGACGGACCTTCGCAAATGCAGCATCGTAAAAGCGTGAGTTGTTACCCGACCACGGATAAAGACCTGATGTGGGCCAAGCGGGTGTGGCGCACAATGGATCTGCGCGAGAAATTCAATCACCCGCTTTATTTCCCGGAAACACCGGTGCAGGGCCGCAGCAGTTTGTTTGATGCCATTAAAGCGGGAATGCTGAGCGGTGAAATAAACGGGTACGATGTAAATGATAACGGGGTGATGTTTTCGGTGGAGCTGAGTAAGGGTCAGGTGCAGCAAATTTTCAATGGCAGTTCAGAGTCGGTGCGGAACAATACGCTTGAGCCGTTTGAGGATGCGCCGGTTACTTCGGCCGATGTAAAAGCCTGGTGGATGATGGAAGACTGGTTTTTTGATAAACAGCGCAGTGTAATGGATGTGCGTATCAGAGGCATGTGTCCGCTTCGCGAACGTAAAACAGCAACCGGGCAGGTGAGAGGTTATCAGCCTATGTTCTGGCTGTATTTCGATCAGGTGCGTCCGGTGCTTGTGCGCTTTGCATATTTCAATTCAAAGAATGATGCGTCAGGTTTAAGTTATGATGATGTGTTTCAGAAGCGCATGTTTTCAAGCTACATTCACAAGGAACTGAATATGTACAGTTCAGGCACTGAAATGGTGGTGAAAGGTATGGATGCGCAATTAGAGGCTGATCGTATCCGTATTGGTCTCTCAACGATGGAGCACGATTTCTGGAATTACTGA
- a CDS encoding ABC transporter permease → MGKIGIIIVREYLNRVKNRTFIIMSIVAPLLFAATVILPSYLSTLPSDPRSIVVVDQVAAGCGQLFNYEKMFRDTFNLHFDTRFAEKPLDEVKKLFNDSQQTSLLVIPASFMGACDSTGTAASYNVTLFSKNEPGQQTINHISKLFSESYRQFIFKSDSTLSYDKIEEMKRQIMVYSNVKGDVSKSDIKAITGIGFGIIIYFYVLFFGVQVMRSVLEEKNTRIVEIIVSSVKPFQLMTGKIIATAMAGLTQFLVWALLSFLIIMPIINKVNDKRMDVTQAQLNPTAIAPTMQNSDALPISVNETLEGTIDTIRSIQWGLILMAFVFYFIFGYLMYAAMFAAVGAASDTETDTQQFSLPLTIPLVIAMASSGMAMNNPNGQAMQWLSMIPFTSPVSMLIRLPYNGVSVSELLLSMLILLASFLFMTMIAARIYRVGILMYGKKASWRELAKWLFWRG, encoded by the coding sequence ATGGGAAAAATCGGCATTATCATTGTTCGTGAATACCTGAACCGGGTTAAGAACAGAACGTTCATCATTATGAGTATTGTGGCACCCTTGTTGTTTGCCGCAACGGTCATTCTCCCTTCTTACCTCAGCACACTGCCCAGCGATCCGCGAAGCATTGTGGTAGTAGATCAGGTAGCTGCAGGATGCGGACAGCTTTTCAATTACGAAAAAATGTTCCGCGATACGTTTAATCTGCATTTCGACACACGCTTTGCAGAAAAACCGTTGGACGAAGTAAAAAAGCTGTTTAACGACTCGCAACAAACCTCACTGCTTGTGATTCCGGCCAGTTTCATGGGCGCATGTGATTCAACAGGAACCGCAGCATCTTACAATGTGACGCTGTTTTCTAAAAACGAGCCCGGGCAGCAAACCATTAATCATATCTCCAAACTGTTCAGCGAATCATACCGCCAGTTCATCTTTAAATCCGACAGTACACTGTCTTACGATAAAATTGAGGAGATGAAACGGCAGATTATGGTGTACAGCAACGTAAAGGGCGATGTCAGCAAAAGCGACATTAAAGCGATAACCGGCATTGGCTTTGGCATTATTATCTATTTCTACGTGCTTTTCTTTGGCGTGCAGGTGATGCGCAGTGTACTCGAAGAGAAAAACACACGTATTGTAGAAATCATTGTTTCGTCTGTGAAACCATTCCAGTTGATGACCGGAAAGATTATTGCCACGGCAATGGCGGGACTTACCCAGTTTCTGGTGTGGGCGCTTCTTTCGTTCCTTATCATCATGCCCATCATCAACAAAGTAAACGACAAACGTATGGATGTAACACAGGCCCAGCTAAATCCCACGGCCATTGCTCCAACCATGCAGAACAGTGACGCCTTACCTATTTCAGTAAACGAAACGCTTGAAGGAACGATAGATACTATTCGTTCAATCCAATGGGGACTGATACTGATGGCGTTTGTGTTTTACTTTATTTTCGGTTACCTCATGTATGCAGCAATGTTTGCTGCAGTGGGCGCTGCAAGCGATACGGAAACCGATACGCAGCAGTTTTCACTGCCGCTCACCATTCCCCTTGTCATTGCCATGGCCTCGTCGGGCATGGCAATGAACAATCCGAACGGGCAGGCTATGCAATGGCTTTCGATGATTCCTTTCACCTCACCGGTATCGATGCTTATTCGTTTGCCATACAACGGTGTGAGTGTTTCCGAACTGCTGCTTTCGATGTTGATTCTGCTTGCCTCGTTCCTGTTTATGACCATGATTGCTGCGCGGATTTACCGTGTGGGGATCCTCATGTATGGCAAAAAGGCAAGCTGGCGTGAACTGGCAAAATGGTTGTTCTGGCGCGGCTGA
- a CDS encoding 1-acyl-sn-glycerol-3-phosphate acyltransferase, producing the protein MQLLFHLWLKHTLHFLVGFFYRYSRRLHVTGHENVPHGVPLLLCSNHPNAFMDAIIVGMTVKRRSWFLVRSDVFRKKWMAAAFEFIGMLPIYRLQEGVENLAKNDETFARCTAMLERKKAIIIFSEGLCIQERRLRKLKKGTARIAFTAEEANNFQLGLQIVPVGINYSSTPWKFRTTVHVRFGKPFAAADYAEAYRESPAKAVNQFTRELETRMAKEIVIIENSADDELVAGLEEMFLRERTREAGGNPSNQCDTHLTTLKIAGFVNELSRTQPEKAEALRIQVKDYLQRLKDLGIRDWNLRPSSIEKMGGGDVLGDAAFFTLGFPVWVFGVITNYIPYKVPYLLTQKIVRNIEWHASINATVGAFLWLICWGLESLAVALLFRNWWLLAAFMVAMPLSGMFAQYYYVRIRRSNGKSALLRAMRKNKAEVQALVDLRNEIDLETAFS; encoded by the coding sequence GTGCAGCTTCTTTTTCATCTCTGGCTCAAGCATACGCTTCACTTTCTGGTAGGCTTCTTTTACCGCTACTCGCGCCGCCTGCATGTTACCGGTCACGAAAACGTGCCGCACGGCGTGCCGTTGCTGCTGTGTTCCAATCACCCCAATGCGTTTATGGATGCCATAATTGTGGGCATGACCGTGAAACGCCGCTCGTGGTTTCTGGTGCGCAGCGATGTGTTCCGGAAAAAATGGATGGCCGCCGCGTTTGAGTTTATCGGGATGCTGCCCATTTACCGCCTGCAGGAAGGGGTGGAAAATCTGGCAAAGAACGACGAAACCTTTGCGCGCTGCACGGCCATGCTTGAGCGTAAAAAGGCCATCATTATTTTCTCCGAAGGCCTTTGTATTCAGGAGCGCCGCCTGCGCAAACTGAAAAAAGGTACCGCACGTATTGCTTTTACGGCCGAGGAAGCAAACAACTTTCAGCTGGGTCTGCAAATTGTGCCAGTGGGCATCAACTATTCTTCCACACCGTGGAAATTCCGCACCACCGTGCATGTGCGTTTTGGTAAACCGTTTGCCGCAGCCGATTATGCCGAGGCTTACCGCGAGTCGCCGGCAAAAGCGGTAAACCAATTTACGCGCGAACTCGAAACGCGCATGGCAAAGGAAATTGTAATCATCGAAAATTCTGCCGATGATGAACTTGTGGCCGGACTCGAAGAAATGTTTCTGCGCGAACGCACCCGCGAAGCCGGCGGCAATCCTTCAAACCAATGCGACACACATTTAACTACACTTAAAATTGCAGGCTTTGTGAATGAACTTTCGCGCACACAACCCGAAAAGGCCGAAGCACTGCGCATTCAGGTGAAGGATTATTTACAACGGCTTAAAGACCTCGGCATCCGCGACTGGAACCTGCGTCCTTCGTCGATCGAAAAAATGGGTGGCGGCGATGTACTTGGCGATGCGGCTTTCTTTACACTCGGCTTTCCGGTGTGGGTGTTTGGTGTAATTACCAATTACATTCCCTACAAAGTCCCGTATCTCCTCACGCAAAAAATTGTACGCAATATTGAGTGGCATGCTTCCATCAATGCCACAGTGGGCGCGTTTCTCTGGCTCATCTGCTGGGGGCTCGAAAGTCTGGCGGTAGCTTTGTTGTTTCGCAACTGGTGGCTGCTTGCTGCCTTTATGGTGGCCATGCCGCTGAGCGGTATGTTTGCGCAGTATTATTATGTGCGCATCCGCCGCTCGAACGGAAAATCGGCACTGCTTCGGGCTATGCGAAAGAACAAAGCCGAAGTGCAGGCGCTGGTTGATTTACGCAACGAAATTGACCTTGAAACGGCCTTTTCATAA